The following coding sequences lie in one Halorarum halophilum genomic window:
- a CDS encoding argininosuccinate synthase — MTRVALAFSGGLDTTVCVPLLEEEYGYDEVIGVTVDVGQPEEEFAEAEETAEALDLEHYVVDAKAEFAELCLDSVRANATYQGYPLGTALARPVIAEKILDVALEHDCAAVAHGCTGKGNDQLRFEAVWRASDLEVIAPVRELGLTREWEIEYADEKDLPVEGGNEGAWSIDTNLWSRSVEGDDLEDPTYVPPEDIYEWTETPGADEELVEIEFEDGYPVALNGDELDAVSLIQELNELAGAHGVGRTDMMEDRMLGLKVRENYEHPAATVLLTAHEGLEQLVFTKSERDFKTTADEEWAQQGYKGLVDTPLMASLEGFLDASQSKVTGTVTVKLQGGQARPVARDSAYGVYSESAASFNTETVDGIEQADATGVAKYHGFQERLANEVLANAKKSETEGSEDDDEKATLTTDGGNEE, encoded by the coding sequence ATGACACGCGTGGCACTCGCATTCAGCGGCGGACTCGACACCACAGTTTGCGTCCCGCTCCTCGAGGAGGAGTACGGCTACGACGAGGTGATCGGCGTGACCGTGGACGTCGGTCAGCCCGAGGAGGAGTTTGCGGAGGCCGAGGAGACGGCCGAGGCGCTCGACCTCGAACACTACGTCGTCGACGCGAAGGCGGAGTTCGCCGAACTCTGTCTCGACTCCGTCCGCGCGAACGCGACCTACCAGGGCTACCCGCTCGGCACCGCGCTCGCGCGCCCGGTCATCGCCGAGAAGATCCTCGACGTGGCGCTCGAACACGACTGTGCGGCCGTCGCGCACGGCTGCACCGGCAAGGGGAACGACCAGCTCCGGTTCGAGGCCGTCTGGCGCGCCTCCGACCTGGAGGTCATCGCGCCCGTCCGCGAACTCGGGCTCACCCGCGAGTGGGAGATCGAGTACGCCGACGAGAAGGACCTGCCCGTCGAGGGCGGCAACGAGGGCGCGTGGTCCATCGACACGAACCTCTGGTCCCGCTCGGTCGAGGGCGACGACCTGGAGGACCCCACCTACGTCCCGCCGGAGGACATCTACGAGTGGACCGAGACGCCCGGCGCCGACGAGGAGCTCGTCGAGATCGAGTTCGAGGACGGCTACCCCGTCGCGCTGAACGGCGACGAGCTCGACGCGGTGTCGCTTATCCAGGAGCTGAACGAACTCGCCGGCGCCCACGGCGTCGGCCGCACGGACATGATGGAGGACCGCATGCTCGGGCTGAAGGTGCGCGAGAACTACGAGCACCCGGCCGCGACCGTCCTCCTGACGGCCCACGAGGGGCTCGAACAGCTCGTGTTCACGAAGAGCGAGCGCGACTTCAAGACGACCGCGGACGAGGAGTGGGCCCAGCAGGGCTACAAGGGGCTCGTCGACACGCCGCTGATGGCCTCGCTCGAGGGCTTCCTCGATGCGAGCCAGTCGAAGGTCACCGGCACCGTGACGGTGAAGCTCCAGGGCGGGCAGGCCCGCCCGGTCGCCCGCGACTCCGCGTACGGCGTCTACTCCGAGTCCGCCGCCTCGTTCAACACGGAGACGGTCGACGGCATCGAGCAGGCCGACGCGACGGGCGTCGCGAAGTACCACGGCTTCCAGGAGCGCCTCGCGAACGAGGTGCTGGCGAACGCGAAGAAGTCGGAGACCGAGGGGAGCGAGGACGATGACGAGAAGGCGACGCTGACGACCGACGGCGGCAACGAGGAGTAA
- a CDS encoding ATP-binding protein, whose protein sequence is MVRAPPYSGGALAALGFGLAVVHVVHAMRMDLVGSLVEAWVPFAVAVGIASYGVLLVRGDRTGDRTWTVYRGVGVGVGTAALMFVWTVGHRLLQGHTVDHLPFVVANVATAGVAIGTLLGSYHARSRRDRYRAEALFSNLPTPAAYVEPREGTTVVTKVNGAFRKLFDSHETPVGRPIDDCVPPAGDEEKPLSEALESGTSVRFRCTVGVAGTREFVTTSAAAGTPDHAYVILVDITEERRRERRLSVLNRVLRHDVRSAANVVLGHAEALAEDGDAAHLDVIEGRVDDLVEMSQRARTLDRLLSDDTPSRLVNLRDVVEERLDRGTLGVAVRRELPRETVPFHDNGLIDAVLDELLANVEEHGGPDVTATVTLTVVDGGARLTVADDGPGIPRSERAVFERARETDLDHASGIGLWFVTWVVSELGGDVDVATDGDGTVVTVRLPVANDGAAVGAEPEATPGG, encoded by the coding sequence ATGGTCCGGGCCCCCCCGTACAGCGGCGGCGCGCTCGCGGCGCTCGGGTTCGGATTGGCGGTCGTCCACGTGGTCCACGCCATGCGGATGGATCTGGTCGGCTCCCTCGTCGAGGCGTGGGTGCCGTTCGCCGTCGCGGTGGGGATCGCGAGCTACGGTGTGCTGCTCGTCCGCGGTGACCGGACGGGCGACCGGACGTGGACGGTGTATCGCGGGGTCGGGGTCGGGGTCGGCACGGCCGCGCTCATGTTCGTCTGGACCGTCGGCCACAGGCTCCTCCAGGGACACACCGTCGATCACCTCCCGTTCGTGGTCGCGAACGTCGCCACGGCCGGCGTCGCCATCGGGACGCTGCTCGGCTCCTACCACGCCCGCTCCCGCCGGGACCGGTACCGCGCCGAGGCGCTGTTCTCGAACCTGCCAACCCCCGCCGCGTACGTCGAACCCCGGGAGGGAACGACGGTCGTCACCAAAGTCAACGGCGCGTTTCGGAAACTGTTCGACTCCCACGAGACCCCCGTCGGCCGGCCGATCGACGACTGCGTCCCGCCGGCCGGCGACGAGGAGAAACCGCTATCGGAGGCGCTGGAGTCCGGCACGAGCGTTCGGTTCCGGTGTACGGTCGGCGTGGCCGGAACGAGGGAGTTCGTCACGACCTCGGCCGCCGCCGGCACGCCGGACCACGCGTACGTGATCCTCGTCGATATCACCGAGGAGCGGCGACGCGAGCGCCGCCTATCCGTGCTGAACCGGGTGCTCCGCCACGACGTACGCAGCGCCGCCAACGTCGTGCTCGGCCACGCGGAGGCGCTCGCCGAGGACGGGGACGCGGCACACCTCGACGTCATCGAGGGACGGGTCGACGACCTCGTGGAGATGAGCCAACGTGCGCGTACCCTGGATCGCCTCCTGTCGGACGACACACCCTCGCGGCTCGTCAACCTGCGGGACGTCGTCGAGGAACGGCTCGACCGGGGGACGCTCGGCGTCGCCGTTCGCCGGGAGCTCCCGAGGGAGACGGTCCCGTTCCACGACAACGGCCTCATCGACGCCGTCCTCGACGAGCTGCTCGCGAACGTCGAGGAGCACGGCGGCCCCGACGTGACCGCGACGGTGACGCTGACGGTCGTCGATGGGGGCGCACGGCTCACGGTCGCCGACGACGGGCCCGGCATCCCGAGGAGCGAGCGAGCGGTGTTCGAGCGGGCCCGCGAGACGGACCTCGACCACGCCAGCGGCATCGGACTCTGGTTCGTCACGTGGGTGGTCTCCGAACTCGGGGGCGACGTCGACGTCGCAACCGACGGGGACGGCACCGTCGTGACGGTGCGTCTGCCGGTCGCGAACGACGGGGCGGCGGTCGGCGCCGAGCCCGAGGCGACGCCGGGAGGGTGA
- the hemC gene encoding hydroxymethylbilane synthase, translating into MTDGTLRLATRGSALARVQAESVADALSTRRRSVELVQVETRGDRLSDELITRLGKTGAFVRALDEEVLGGAVDAAVHSMKDMPTEMPDDLVVAGVPERAPSGDVLVSLDGGDVADLPPGSVVGTSSLRRKAQVLAARPDLEVEPLRGNVDTRLQKLVASALQREHEARVDEERDRRGDLTSSDDAGKYDLTVEEWFDELSEFQRRAMEYELDTEYDAIVLAEAGLRRSGLMNRPEYEVQRLERAEFVPAPGQGAIAVTAADRDTIETIRGAVDHPPTRVATTVERTVLKELGGGCIAPIGVGALLQGEHVQVRARILSADGSEEVTATRDLPVRRHADAAADFAADLRERGAAELIEAAKREADADGEAAREEDEAPREENEASGATGGSEGTGE; encoded by the coding sequence ATGACAGACGGCACGCTGCGACTCGCGACGCGGGGCTCCGCGCTCGCCCGAGTGCAGGCCGAGAGCGTCGCGGACGCGCTCTCGACCCGTCGGCGCTCGGTCGAACTCGTCCAGGTGGAGACGCGCGGCGACCGCCTCTCCGACGAACTCATCACGCGGCTGGGGAAGACGGGGGCGTTCGTCCGCGCGCTCGACGAGGAAGTACTCGGGGGCGCGGTCGACGCGGCGGTCCACTCGATGAAGGATATGCCGACCGAGATGCCCGACGACCTCGTCGTCGCCGGCGTGCCAGAGCGCGCCCCCTCAGGCGACGTGCTCGTCTCGCTGGACGGCGGCGACGTGGCCGACCTCCCGCCCGGCTCGGTGGTCGGCACCTCGTCGCTCCGGCGGAAGGCGCAGGTGCTCGCCGCCCGCCCGGACCTCGAGGTCGAACCGCTCCGCGGGAACGTCGACACCCGTCTCCAGAAGCTCGTCGCGTCCGCGCTCCAGCGGGAGCACGAGGCGCGCGTCGACGAGGAACGCGACCGGCGGGGGGACCTCACGTCCAGCGACGACGCCGGAAAGTACGACCTGACCGTCGAGGAGTGGTTCGACGAGCTCTCCGAGTTCCAGCGCCGCGCGATGGAGTACGAACTCGACACGGAGTACGACGCCATCGTGCTCGCCGAGGCGGGCCTCCGGCGTTCGGGCCTGATGAACCGCCCTGAGTACGAGGTCCAGCGGCTCGAACGCGCCGAGTTCGTCCCAGCGCCCGGCCAGGGAGCCATCGCCGTCACCGCGGCCGACCGCGACACCATAGAGACGATCCGCGGGGCGGTCGACCACCCGCCGACCCGGGTCGCCACGACGGTCGAGCGTACCGTCCTCAAGGAACTCGGCGGCGGCTGCATCGCGCCCATCGGCGTCGGCGCGCTCCTCCAGGGCGAGCACGTCCAGGTCCGCGCTCGGATCCTCTCGGCAGACGGGAGCGAGGAGGTGACGGCGACCCGCGACCTGCCGGTCCGACGGCACGCCGACGCGGCCGCCGACTTCGCGGCGGACCTGCGCGAGCGCGGTGCGGCCGAGCTCATCGAGGCGGCGAAGCGCGAGGCCGACGCCGACGGCGAGGCCGCGAGGGAGGAGGACGAGGCACCCCGGGAGGAGAACGAGGCGTCCGGGGCGACGGGCGGGTCGGAGGGGACGGGGGAGTGA
- the cobA gene encoding uroporphyrinogen-III C-methyltransferase: MPGTVYLVGSGPGDPELLTVKARRFIDEADVVLHDKLPGPEILASIPEEKREDVGKRAGGDRTSQEYTNDRLVELAEAGETVVRLKGGDPFVFGRGGEEAEHLAEHGIPFEVVPGVTSAIAAPGVAGIPVTHRDHASSVSFVTGHEDPTKPESAVDWDALAATGGTLVVLMGVGKLPGYTQALRDAGMAPETPVALVERGTWPGMRVATGTLADIVDARDEAGIEPPAVTVIGEVAATRERVVEFLQGRGDADATAGGDRE; encoded by the coding sequence ATGCCGGGAACCGTCTACCTCGTCGGCTCCGGCCCCGGCGACCCCGAACTGCTGACGGTGAAGGCGCGTCGGTTCATCGACGAGGCCGACGTGGTGCTCCACGACAAGCTCCCCGGCCCTGAGATCCTGGCATCCATCCCCGAGGAGAAGCGCGAGGACGTCGGCAAGCGCGCCGGCGGCGACCGCACGAGCCAGGAGTACACGAACGACCGGCTCGTCGAACTCGCGGAGGCGGGCGAGACGGTCGTCCGGCTGAAGGGCGGCGACCCGTTCGTCTTCGGCCGCGGCGGCGAGGAGGCCGAGCACCTCGCGGAACACGGGATCCCGTTCGAGGTCGTCCCCGGCGTCACCTCGGCTATCGCCGCACCGGGCGTCGCGGGCATCCCCGTCACCCACCGCGACCACGCCTCCTCGGTCTCGTTCGTCACGGGCCACGAGGACCCCACCAAACCCGAGTCCGCGGTGGACTGGGACGCGCTGGCCGCGACCGGCGGCACGCTCGTCGTCCTGATGGGCGTCGGGAAGCTCCCGGGGTACACCCAAGCCCTTCGAGATGCCGGGATGGCGCCGGAGACGCCCGTCGCCCTCGTCGAACGCGGCACGTGGCCGGGGATGCGCGTCGCGACGGGGACGCTCGCGGACATCGTGGACGCGCGGGACGAGGCGGGCATCGAGCCGCCCGCGGTGACCGTGATCGGCGAGGTGGCGGCGACCCGCGAGCGCGTCGTCGAGTTCCTGCAGGGCAGGGGCGACGCGGACGCCACGGCCGGGGGTGACCGCGAATGA
- a CDS encoding uroporphyrinogen-III synthase, producing the protein MKVAVFRPDDERLVGAVELLEELGVEPVADPMLAVEPTGATPEPADWVVFTSKTGVELADDAGWEPGDARIAVIGSATAEAVRGVGWTVDLVPKEYSSTGLVHEFEDHAAGATVEVARSDHGSPVLLDGLRAAGATVNETVLYRLVRPEGAGESTELAAAGELDGACFTSSLTVEHFLDAAAERGIRDEALAGLNDAVVGCIGHPTRETAEDLGVVVDVVPQTAEFATLAEAVVGELDPLAENP; encoded by the coding sequence ATGAAGGTCGCCGTCTTCCGGCCCGACGACGAGCGGCTCGTGGGGGCCGTCGAACTCTTGGAGGAGCTGGGCGTCGAGCCGGTCGCCGACCCGATGCTCGCGGTCGAGCCGACGGGGGCGACGCCCGAACCCGCCGACTGGGTCGTGTTCACCTCGAAGACGGGCGTCGAACTCGCGGACGACGCGGGCTGGGAGCCGGGCGACGCCAGGATCGCCGTGATCGGCTCGGCGACGGCCGAGGCGGTCCGCGGGGTCGGCTGGACGGTCGACCTCGTCCCGAAGGAGTACTCCTCGACCGGGCTGGTCCACGAGTTCGAGGACCACGCCGCGGGCGCGACCGTGGAGGTGGCCCGCTCGGACCACGGCAGCCCCGTGTTGCTCGACGGCCTCCGGGCCGCCGGCGCGACGGTCAACGAGACGGTGCTCTACCGACTCGTGCGCCCGGAAGGGGCGGGAGAATCGACCGAGCTGGCCGCCGCCGGCGAGCTCGACGGTGCCTGTTTCACCTCGTCGCTGACGGTGGAGCACTTCCTCGACGCCGCCGCGGAGCGCGGGATCCGGGACGAGGCGCTCGCCGGGCTGAACGACGCGGTGGTCGGCTGCATCGGCCACCCGACGCGCGAGACGGCGGAGGACCTGGGCGTCGTCGTCGACGTGGTCCCCCAGACGGCCGAGTTCGCGACGCTCGCGGAAGCCGTCGTCGGGGAACTGGACCCACTCGCCGAGAACCCGTGA
- a CDS encoding cupin domain-containing protein, whose protein sequence is MSYHHVDPETLDATPDRPCVQRSISDACGLEKLALHQYEVGPGEAIPLAYHYHDEQEEAFYVTEGELHVETPEREYVVGRGEVFVVTPDSPQFAHVPEGGVETTAIVVGAPNVDGDAHAYEES, encoded by the coding sequence ATGAGCTACCACCACGTGGACCCGGAGACGCTCGACGCGACCCCCGACCGCCCGTGCGTCCAGCGGTCCATCAGCGACGCCTGCGGCCTCGAGAAGCTCGCGCTCCACCAGTACGAGGTGGGGCCGGGCGAGGCCATCCCGCTCGCGTACCACTACCACGACGAGCAGGAGGAGGCGTTCTACGTGACCGAGGGCGAACTCCACGTCGAGACCCCCGAGCGGGAGTACGTCGTCGGCCGGGGCGAGGTGTTCGTCGTGACGCCCGACAGCCCGCAGTTCGCCCACGTGCCGGAGGGCGGCGTGGAGACGACCGCCATCGTCGTCGGCGCGCCCAACGTCGACGGCGACGCCCACGCCTACGAGGAGTCATGA
- a CDS encoding carbon starvation CstA family protein, producing the protein MVQIAVLVIASLLTFTVGYFAYSKYLSQFVELDENAETPAHKYEDGQEYVPSKKPVLLGHHYSSIAGGAPIVGPITAGAAFGWLPAIAWIAIGNPLMGAVHDFMSLSASVRHEGKSIGYIVGEYVGDRGKDMLLWFAFLTIILVIAVFALVVGVVFDAYPSSATASFIYITLALAFGVYLYQLDLPFLPGAIGFVLLVFAGVWVGLQYPLALVDTGEHAAGTIHLLGDASAWNWLPLAAAQNANVAAWVPVIVVYGFVASVLPVWVLLQPRDFLTSSLLYTGVGGMLLGVIVATLLSVFGGGFSVAFSGTTYTSLETNLPAFLGFNSPLGPIFPFLFVTIACGTISGFHSLVSSGTTAKQLNNETDARDIGYGAMLGEGLLATTAVAALAIIGTTNFGSGLAGALANFPAGGAIMLGAGFGIPTAAGAAFIGLVFVSFLLTSTDTAVRLGRYMFEEIIGTPETSLEKTTTNRYVNAGLLQCVPAYLLVASGQWASLWPLFGGANQTLAALALLAATLWLANWDDSKQLISTGVPMALMLVITLTALLWIGLYRAPTSLLGAETLIDQVSYAIQIIISLTLVYLALSLAKLGYDNIKQARSSPGGTAPSDD; encoded by the coding sequence TGGTCATCGCCTCGCTACTAACGTTCACGGTCGGGTATTTCGCCTACTCGAAGTACCTCAGCCAGTTCGTCGAACTGGACGAGAACGCGGAGACGCCGGCCCACAAGTACGAGGACGGCCAGGAGTACGTCCCGTCGAAGAAACCCGTACTCCTCGGGCACCACTATTCGAGCATCGCCGGGGGCGCGCCGATCGTCGGCCCCATCACCGCGGGGGCGGCGTTCGGGTGGCTCCCCGCTATCGCGTGGATCGCCATCGGGAACCCCCTGATGGGCGCGGTCCACGACTTCATGTCCCTGTCGGCCAGCGTCCGGCACGAGGGCAAGTCGATCGGTTACATCGTCGGCGAGTACGTCGGCGACCGCGGGAAGGACATGCTGCTCTGGTTCGCCTTCCTGACCATCATCCTCGTCATCGCCGTGTTCGCGCTGGTGGTGGGCGTCGTCTTCGACGCCTACCCGTCCTCGGCGACGGCGAGCTTCATCTACATCACCCTCGCGCTGGCGTTCGGGGTGTACCTCTACCAGCTCGACCTCCCGTTCCTGCCCGGCGCCATCGGGTTCGTCCTGCTCGTGTTCGCCGGCGTCTGGGTCGGGCTCCAGTACCCGCTCGCGCTCGTCGACACCGGCGAGCACGCCGCCGGCACCATCCACCTGCTCGGCGACGCGTCGGCCTGGAACTGGCTGCCACTCGCGGCGGCCCAGAACGCCAACGTCGCGGCCTGGGTTCCGGTCATCGTCGTGTACGGCTTCGTCGCGAGCGTGCTCCCGGTGTGGGTACTGCTCCAGCCCCGCGACTTCCTGACGTCGAGCCTGCTGTACACGGGTGTCGGTGGGATGCTGCTGGGCGTCATCGTCGCGACCCTGCTCTCGGTGTTCGGCGGCGGCTTCTCCGTCGCGTTCTCCGGGACGACCTACACGAGCCTCGAGACGAACCTCCCGGCGTTCCTCGGGTTCAACAGCCCGCTCGGACCGATCTTCCCGTTCCTGTTCGTCACCATCGCGTGCGGGACGATCAGCGGGTTCCACTCGCTGGTCTCCTCGGGGACGACCGCGAAGCAACTGAACAACGAGACCGACGCCCGCGACATCGGCTACGGTGCGATGCTCGGCGAGGGCCTGCTCGCGACCACCGCCGTCGCGGCGCTTGCCATCATCGGCACGACCAACTTCGGCTCCGGCCTGGCGGGCGCGCTCGCCAACTTCCCGGCGGGCGGCGCCATCATGCTCGGGGCCGGCTTCGGCATCCCGACGGCCGCCGGCGCGGCGTTCATCGGCCTGGTGTTCGTCAGCTTCCTGCTCACCTCGACCGACACGGCCGTCCGGCTCGGCCGCTACATGTTCGAGGAGATCATCGGCACGCCCGAGACGAGCCTGGAGAAGACGACGACGAACCGCTACGTCAACGCCGGCCTCCTGCAGTGCGTCCCGGCGTACCTGCTCGTCGCCTCCGGCCAGTGGGCCAGCCTCTGGCCGCTGTTCGGCGGCGCGAACCAAACGCTCGCGGCGCTCGCGCTGCTCGCGGCGACGCTGTGGCTCGCCAACTGGGACGACAGCAAGCAGCTCATCAGCACCGGCGTCCCGATGGCGCTGATGCTCGTGATCACGCTCACGGCCCTGCTCTGGATCGGCCTCTACCGCGCCCCGACGTCGCTGCTCGGGGCGGAGACCCTCATCGATCAGGTGTCGTACGCCATCCAGATCATCATCTCGCTGACGTTGGTGTACCTCGCGCTCTCGCTGGCGAAGCTTGGGTACGACAACATCAAGCAGGCCCGCAGTTCACCCGGAGGGACCGCGCCGAGCGACGACTAA